In Glandiceps talaboti chromosome 6, keGlaTala1.1, whole genome shotgun sequence, one DNA window encodes the following:
- the LOC144436225 gene encoding rho GTPase-activating protein 45-like isoform X3 — protein sequence MILSCFETQIKKKLRQRRKEPFADSSTNDLRSRSAGVTPDSSPIARTFGIRRQISRSTGSRTSNKSNSLSSLSSDCVDAAIMDQEDIIQLTQEVRNFSDALVKLKNIFQPDGERSETPRVAAHERLRELLCILRNVLNKYPALHSTEIHTAAVILISQIKGFTNEYDRENHHTEFYDAIDQLALAFSSSVSEYLMGDLDQASAPYTSLNTSQSRSCDNLSSASLSSDGGSRDAMLDTREPACMSADEIDNTLLSLESGVDLGLVRAKAWSKYAKDVMTYVEKRVHIENEFAKTLAKLAHSTRPVLSEESYLPLQSIYCTALQQDMEYASNTDTTHNQVQVHKFLEPLTARRNEHDKKRKEIKHIWSRMKKDMADCKSNLDKAKQVYVLRQQDYEKSRDMLIKAEMEGTTSSSGLAKIEKRKKLEEDSQRKADEAETVYKSCVVEANNKQRELEDTKKKLVIQLRELIYQCDQTMKAVTVGYFQLMHSLSAPAPVQYQALCEHCRVYEPATQFSEFIRHQPVPSNKPYNPEPFTFEPYVSLAKESPRPSMFRKTSSQSTSSTGSGELTVPDDWLIQSSSKQTRGASSHGDGKGDKPRTPQPVHAWSHGGQTVSDSESGSSTRSQDGSPSASPRDIKRKLNTEGSNNTMSSGDEIGDEPQPTLNIDSRGLQLPSSGKFKNFPQSKAALTHVFRKLRAPSKCRECDSYVYFNGAECEHCGLSSHKKCLEYLAIQCGGKRLQGKMNVFGVHLKEHLRDTCKEVPFIVNKCISEINYRALSVTGLYRVAGVKAKVEKLCQTFENGADLVDLSDTPPHLVTSVLKLYLRQLPEPILTFNLYPEFVGIAKEHLNNCTEIDDERIVNLLKSTVSKLPEENFQTAALLMHHLKKVANHCERNKMPAANLGIVFGPTLLRQSEAAVTLSTLVEMPQQTRAIELLIHNSHIFGLPVEDLEPELDTSGGSQSSVLHLTEVDKKLLKRQLSNNSGTNSQSEDNNNTTSVRLQQPRLSLPDSSEDITALGVQDSVSEESLDGSTAHGNQADCESGDPSDDDDADVVIPVSTISRHRASAPPARNATTHAEGGATSLHHIKSAPVIRQPVFTETYTVPNVTSMKASHSPRSSHNTGRYTVSEAQAMTKPRASAVPYTIVSSNGNKSRLSTGSSVGSSLEDELSGSTGSLPGVCNTPPRTLPHPAAYSPSSSKREPKFV from the exons GAACCTTTTGCTGATTCATCAACAAACGATCTCCGAAGCCGATCTGCAGGCGTAACACCGGACTCAAGTCCGATCGCACGTACCTTTGGCATACGAAGACAGATCAGTAGATCAACTGGAAGTAGGACTAGTAACAAGAGCAACTCACTAAGTAGTTTGAGTTCTGACTGTGTGGATGCTGCCATTATGGACCAAGAAGATATAATCCAGCTCACTCAAGAAGTCAGGAATTTCTCTGATGCTCTGGTCAAGTTGAAGAATATATTTCAACCAGATGGAG AAAGATCGGAAACTCCCAGGGTTGCAGCACATGAAAGGCTTCGGGAACTTCTTTGTATACTACGTAATGTACTTAACAAATATCCAGCCTTGCATTCCACAGAGATCCACACAGCTGCTGTTATTCTCATCAGCCAAATCAAAG GATTTACCAATGAATATGATAGAGAGAatcatcacacagagttctaTGATGCCATTGATCAGCTGGCATTGGCTTTCAGTAGTAG tgtATCTGAATACTTGATGGGAGATCTTGACCAAGCCTCGGCTCCATACACATCCCTAAATACATCACAATCTAGGTCATGTGACAACCTGTCATCTGCCAGTCTGAGTTCAGATGGAGGATCAAGGGATGCCATGTTGGACACCAGGGAACCAG CATGTATGTCAGCTGATGAAATTGACAACACATTGCTGAGTTTAGAATCAGGTGTAGATCTAGGGTTGGTTAGAGCCAAAGCTTGGTCTAAGTATGCCAAGGATGTCATGACGTATGTAGAGAAGAGAGTTCATATTG aaaatgaGTTTGCCAAGACTCTTGCCAAACTAGCACACAGTACAAGACCAGTCTTGTCAGAGGAG AGCTATTTACCACTGCAGTCCATATACTGCACAGCTTTGCAACAAGACATGGAGTACGCAAGCAATACAGACACTACACATAATCAAGTTCAAGTGCATAAATTTCTCGAG cCTTTGACTGCACGCCGAAATGAACATgataaaaagagaaaagaaatcAAACATATTTGGAGTAGAATGAAAAAAGATATG GCTGATTGTAAGAGTAACTTGGATAAAGCTAAACAGGTGTATGTATTGAGACAACAAGACTATGAGAAATCAAGGGACATGTTAATTAAGGCTGAAATGGAAGGAACTACGTCCAGTAGTGGTCTGGCAAAGATTGAGAAGAGGAAAAAATTGGAGGAAGATTCTCAAAGAAAG GCTGACGAAGCAGAAACTGTGTACAAATCCTGTGTTGTAGAAGCTAACAATAAACAGAGAGAATTGGAAGACACAAAG AAAAAGCTGGTTATTCAGCTGAGAGAATTGATATACCAGTGTGATCAGACAATGAAAGCTGTAACTGTCGGATATTTTCAACTCATGCACTCCTTGTCAGCACCAGCACCTGTACAG TACCAAGCGCTGTGTGAACATTGTCGGGTTTATGAACCAGCCACACAGTTTAGTGAGTTTATACGTCACCAACCCGTACCGTCTAACAAACCTTACAATCCTGAACCATTTACATTTGAACCTTATGTTAGCCTAGCCAAAGAAAGTCC GAGACCTAGTATGTTCCGTAAAACCAGCAGTCAATCTACCAGTAGTACAGGAAGTGGTGAATTAACTGTACCCGATGATTGGTTGATTCAGTCATCAAGTAAACAAACTAGAGGTGCTAGTAGCCATGGAGACGGCAAAGGAG ATAAGCCACGAACACCCCAACCTGTGCATGCCTGGAGTCATGGTGGTCAGACAGTGAGTGATAGTGAGAGTGGTAGTAGTACCCGATCACAGGATGGATCACCATCGGCTAGTCCTCGGGATATCAAACGTAAACTCAATACTGAGGGCTCCAACAACACAATGTCATCAGGAGATGAGATTGGTGATGAACCACAACCTACGCTGAATATTGATTCAA GAGGACTGCAGCTGCCAAGTTCAGGGAAGTTCAAAAACTTTCCACAATCCAAGGCAGCGTTGACGCATGTGTTTCGTAAATTGAGGGCGCCATCTAAGTGCCGGGAGTGTGATAGTTATGTCTATTTCAATGGTGCTGAGTGTGAACACTGCGGACTATCCAGTCATAAGAAGTGTCTGGAATACTTGGCTATACAGTGTGGTGGCAAGAGACTGCAGGGTAAAATGAATGTATTCGGAGTACATCTCAAAGAACATCTGAGAGATACCTGCAAGGAAGTGCCTTTTATTGTCAACAAGTGTATATCAGAGATCAACTATAGAGCACTGAGTGTTACG GGTTTGTACAGGGTAGCTGGTGTCAAGGCCAAAGTTGAGAAGTTATGTCAGACATTTGAAAACGGAGCTGATTTGGTGGATTTATCCGACACTCCACCACACCTTGTTACAAGTGTACTTAAACTTTATCTCCGACAG CTGCCAGAACCAAtactgacctttaacctctatCCAGAGTTTGTTGGCATTGCCAAGGAACACTTGAACAACTGTACAGAAATAGACGATGAGAGAATTGTTAATCTCCTGAAATCAACTGTCTCCAAATTACCGGAAGAAAATTTTCAGACCGCAGCATTGCTGATGCACCATCTCAAGAA GGTGGCTAATCATTGTGAAAGAAATAAAATGCCAGCAGCAAATCTTGGTATCGTGTTTGGACCCACTTTACTCAGACAGAG TGAAGCAGCAGTTACCCTATCAACATTGGTAGAGATGCCACAACAGACCAGAGCCATTGAACTACTTATACACAACTCACAT ATATTTGGTTTGCCTGTGGAAGACTTGGAGCCAGAGTTAGACACCAGTGGAGGTTCCCAGTCCTCTGTATTACATCTCACAGAAG ttgataaaaaattattaaaacGACAACTCAGTAATAACAGTGGTACCAATTCCCAATCTGAAGACAATAATAACACAACAAGTGTTAGATTACAACAACCACGGTTGTCATTACCGGATAGTAGTGAAGACATTACAGCATTAGGAGTACAAGATTCAGTATCAGAAGAGAGTTTAGATGGATCAACAGCTCATG GTAACCAAGCTGATTGTGAATCAGGAGATCCATCTGATGATGACGATGCTGATGTTGTGATACCTGTATCAACAATCAGTAGACATCGTGCTTCAGCTCCTCCTGCCAGGAATGCTACAACTCATGCTGAAGGGGGTGCCACTAGTCTACATCATATCAAGTCTGCACCTGTTATAAGACAACCTGTTTTCACTGAAACTTACACAGTGCCTAACGTGACCAGCATGAAAGCCAGCCACAGTCCAAGATCTAGTCATAATACAGGAAGGTATACCGTAAGTGAAGCTCAAGCTATGACCAAGCCGCGAGCTTCAGCTGTACCGTACACTATAGTCAGTAGCAATGGGAACAAGTCGAGGCTGTCCACAGGCTCATCCGTGGGGTCAAGTCTGGAGGATGAACTATCAGGGTCAACTGGAAGTTTGCCAGGTGTCTGCAATACACCACCAAGAACACTGCCACATCCAGCAGCATACAGTCCCTCATCAAGCAAGAGAGAACCTAAATTTGTGTGA
- the LOC144436225 gene encoding rho GTPase-activating protein 45-like isoform X1, whose translation MSSVGRKLFASGSKKLRKISRHEDPSTSSASSSTVPKTVLSPPEPFADSSTNDLRSRSAGVTPDSSPIARTFGIRRQISRSTGSRTSNKSNSLSSLSSDCVDAAIMDQEDIIQLTQEVRNFSDALVKLKNIFQPDGERSETPRVAAHERLRELLCILRNVLNKYPALHSTEIHTAAVILISQIKGFTNEYDRENHHTEFYDAIDQLALAFSSSVSEYLMGDLDQASAPYTSLNTSQSRSCDNLSSASLSSDGGSRDAMLDTREPACMSADEIDNTLLSLESGVDLGLVRAKAWSKYAKDVMTYVEKRVHIENEFAKTLAKLAHSTRPVLSEESYLPLQSIYCTALQQDMEYASNTDTTHNQVQVHKFLEPLTARRNEHDKKRKEIKHIWSRMKKDMADCKSNLDKAKQVYVLRQQDYEKSRDMLIKAEMEGTTSSSGLAKIEKRKKLEEDSQRKADEAETVYKSCVVEANNKQRELEDTKKKLVIQLRELIYQCDQTMKAVTVGYFQLMHSLSAPAPVQYQALCEHCRVYEPATQFSEFIRHQPVPSNKPYNPEPFTFEPYVSLAKESPRPSMFRKTSSQSTSSTGSGELTVPDDWLIQSSSKQTRGASSHGDGKGDKPRTPQPVHAWSHGGQTVSDSESGSSTRSQDGSPSASPRDIKRKLNTEGSNNTMSSGDEIGDEPQPTLNIDSRGLQLPSSGKFKNFPQSKAALTHVFRKLRAPSKCRECDSYVYFNGAECEHCGLSSHKKCLEYLAIQCGGKRLQGKMNVFGVHLKEHLRDTCKEVPFIVNKCISEINYRALSVTGLYRVAGVKAKVEKLCQTFENGADLVDLSDTPPHLVTSVLKLYLRQLPEPILTFNLYPEFVGIAKEHLNNCTEIDDERIVNLLKSTVSKLPEENFQTAALLMHHLKKVANHCERNKMPAANLGIVFGPTLLRQSEAAVTLSTLVEMPQQTRAIELLIHNSHIFGLPVEDLEPELDTSGGSQSSVLHLTEVDKKLLKRQLSNNSGTNSQSEDNNNTTSVRLQQPRLSLPDSSEDITALGVQDSVSEESLDGSTAHGNQADCESGDPSDDDDADVVIPVSTISRHRASAPPARNATTHAEGGATSLHHIKSAPVIRQPVFTETYTVPNVTSMKASHSPRSSHNTGRYTVSEAQAMTKPRASAVPYTIVSSNGNKSRLSTGSSVGSSLEDELSGSTGSLPGVCNTPPRTLPHPAAYSPSSSKREPKFV comes from the exons GAACCTTTTGCTGATTCATCAACAAACGATCTCCGAAGCCGATCTGCAGGCGTAACACCGGACTCAAGTCCGATCGCACGTACCTTTGGCATACGAAGACAGATCAGTAGATCAACTGGAAGTAGGACTAGTAACAAGAGCAACTCACTAAGTAGTTTGAGTTCTGACTGTGTGGATGCTGCCATTATGGACCAAGAAGATATAATCCAGCTCACTCAAGAAGTCAGGAATTTCTCTGATGCTCTGGTCAAGTTGAAGAATATATTTCAACCAGATGGAG AAAGATCGGAAACTCCCAGGGTTGCAGCACATGAAAGGCTTCGGGAACTTCTTTGTATACTACGTAATGTACTTAACAAATATCCAGCCTTGCATTCCACAGAGATCCACACAGCTGCTGTTATTCTCATCAGCCAAATCAAAG GATTTACCAATGAATATGATAGAGAGAatcatcacacagagttctaTGATGCCATTGATCAGCTGGCATTGGCTTTCAGTAGTAG tgtATCTGAATACTTGATGGGAGATCTTGACCAAGCCTCGGCTCCATACACATCCCTAAATACATCACAATCTAGGTCATGTGACAACCTGTCATCTGCCAGTCTGAGTTCAGATGGAGGATCAAGGGATGCCATGTTGGACACCAGGGAACCAG CATGTATGTCAGCTGATGAAATTGACAACACATTGCTGAGTTTAGAATCAGGTGTAGATCTAGGGTTGGTTAGAGCCAAAGCTTGGTCTAAGTATGCCAAGGATGTCATGACGTATGTAGAGAAGAGAGTTCATATTG aaaatgaGTTTGCCAAGACTCTTGCCAAACTAGCACACAGTACAAGACCAGTCTTGTCAGAGGAG AGCTATTTACCACTGCAGTCCATATACTGCACAGCTTTGCAACAAGACATGGAGTACGCAAGCAATACAGACACTACACATAATCAAGTTCAAGTGCATAAATTTCTCGAG cCTTTGACTGCACGCCGAAATGAACATgataaaaagagaaaagaaatcAAACATATTTGGAGTAGAATGAAAAAAGATATG GCTGATTGTAAGAGTAACTTGGATAAAGCTAAACAGGTGTATGTATTGAGACAACAAGACTATGAGAAATCAAGGGACATGTTAATTAAGGCTGAAATGGAAGGAACTACGTCCAGTAGTGGTCTGGCAAAGATTGAGAAGAGGAAAAAATTGGAGGAAGATTCTCAAAGAAAG GCTGACGAAGCAGAAACTGTGTACAAATCCTGTGTTGTAGAAGCTAACAATAAACAGAGAGAATTGGAAGACACAAAG AAAAAGCTGGTTATTCAGCTGAGAGAATTGATATACCAGTGTGATCAGACAATGAAAGCTGTAACTGTCGGATATTTTCAACTCATGCACTCCTTGTCAGCACCAGCACCTGTACAG TACCAAGCGCTGTGTGAACATTGTCGGGTTTATGAACCAGCCACACAGTTTAGTGAGTTTATACGTCACCAACCCGTACCGTCTAACAAACCTTACAATCCTGAACCATTTACATTTGAACCTTATGTTAGCCTAGCCAAAGAAAGTCC GAGACCTAGTATGTTCCGTAAAACCAGCAGTCAATCTACCAGTAGTACAGGAAGTGGTGAATTAACTGTACCCGATGATTGGTTGATTCAGTCATCAAGTAAACAAACTAGAGGTGCTAGTAGCCATGGAGACGGCAAAGGAG ATAAGCCACGAACACCCCAACCTGTGCATGCCTGGAGTCATGGTGGTCAGACAGTGAGTGATAGTGAGAGTGGTAGTAGTACCCGATCACAGGATGGATCACCATCGGCTAGTCCTCGGGATATCAAACGTAAACTCAATACTGAGGGCTCCAACAACACAATGTCATCAGGAGATGAGATTGGTGATGAACCACAACCTACGCTGAATATTGATTCAA GAGGACTGCAGCTGCCAAGTTCAGGGAAGTTCAAAAACTTTCCACAATCCAAGGCAGCGTTGACGCATGTGTTTCGTAAATTGAGGGCGCCATCTAAGTGCCGGGAGTGTGATAGTTATGTCTATTTCAATGGTGCTGAGTGTGAACACTGCGGACTATCCAGTCATAAGAAGTGTCTGGAATACTTGGCTATACAGTGTGGTGGCAAGAGACTGCAGGGTAAAATGAATGTATTCGGAGTACATCTCAAAGAACATCTGAGAGATACCTGCAAGGAAGTGCCTTTTATTGTCAACAAGTGTATATCAGAGATCAACTATAGAGCACTGAGTGTTACG GGTTTGTACAGGGTAGCTGGTGTCAAGGCCAAAGTTGAGAAGTTATGTCAGACATTTGAAAACGGAGCTGATTTGGTGGATTTATCCGACACTCCACCACACCTTGTTACAAGTGTACTTAAACTTTATCTCCGACAG CTGCCAGAACCAAtactgacctttaacctctatCCAGAGTTTGTTGGCATTGCCAAGGAACACTTGAACAACTGTACAGAAATAGACGATGAGAGAATTGTTAATCTCCTGAAATCAACTGTCTCCAAATTACCGGAAGAAAATTTTCAGACCGCAGCATTGCTGATGCACCATCTCAAGAA GGTGGCTAATCATTGTGAAAGAAATAAAATGCCAGCAGCAAATCTTGGTATCGTGTTTGGACCCACTTTACTCAGACAGAG TGAAGCAGCAGTTACCCTATCAACATTGGTAGAGATGCCACAACAGACCAGAGCCATTGAACTACTTATACACAACTCACAT ATATTTGGTTTGCCTGTGGAAGACTTGGAGCCAGAGTTAGACACCAGTGGAGGTTCCCAGTCCTCTGTATTACATCTCACAGAAG ttgataaaaaattattaaaacGACAACTCAGTAATAACAGTGGTACCAATTCCCAATCTGAAGACAATAATAACACAACAAGTGTTAGATTACAACAACCACGGTTGTCATTACCGGATAGTAGTGAAGACATTACAGCATTAGGAGTACAAGATTCAGTATCAGAAGAGAGTTTAGATGGATCAACAGCTCATG GTAACCAAGCTGATTGTGAATCAGGAGATCCATCTGATGATGACGATGCTGATGTTGTGATACCTGTATCAACAATCAGTAGACATCGTGCTTCAGCTCCTCCTGCCAGGAATGCTACAACTCATGCTGAAGGGGGTGCCACTAGTCTACATCATATCAAGTCTGCACCTGTTATAAGACAACCTGTTTTCACTGAAACTTACACAGTGCCTAACGTGACCAGCATGAAAGCCAGCCACAGTCCAAGATCTAGTCATAATACAGGAAGGTATACCGTAAGTGAAGCTCAAGCTATGACCAAGCCGCGAGCTTCAGCTGTACCGTACACTATAGTCAGTAGCAATGGGAACAAGTCGAGGCTGTCCACAGGCTCATCCGTGGGGTCAAGTCTGGAGGATGAACTATCAGGGTCAACTGGAAGTTTGCCAGGTGTCTGCAATACACCACCAAGAACACTGCCACATCCAGCAGCATACAGTCCCTCATCAAGCAAGAGAGAACCTAAATTTGTGTGA
- the LOC144436225 gene encoding rho GTPase-activating protein 45-like isoform X2 — protein sequence MGFNKSRKSKKRPQSSLASFDLTKEPFADSSTNDLRSRSAGVTPDSSPIARTFGIRRQISRSTGSRTSNKSNSLSSLSSDCVDAAIMDQEDIIQLTQEVRNFSDALVKLKNIFQPDGERSETPRVAAHERLRELLCILRNVLNKYPALHSTEIHTAAVILISQIKGFTNEYDRENHHTEFYDAIDQLALAFSSSVSEYLMGDLDQASAPYTSLNTSQSRSCDNLSSASLSSDGGSRDAMLDTREPACMSADEIDNTLLSLESGVDLGLVRAKAWSKYAKDVMTYVEKRVHIENEFAKTLAKLAHSTRPVLSEESYLPLQSIYCTALQQDMEYASNTDTTHNQVQVHKFLEPLTARRNEHDKKRKEIKHIWSRMKKDMADCKSNLDKAKQVYVLRQQDYEKSRDMLIKAEMEGTTSSSGLAKIEKRKKLEEDSQRKADEAETVYKSCVVEANNKQRELEDTKKKLVIQLRELIYQCDQTMKAVTVGYFQLMHSLSAPAPVQYQALCEHCRVYEPATQFSEFIRHQPVPSNKPYNPEPFTFEPYVSLAKESPRPSMFRKTSSQSTSSTGSGELTVPDDWLIQSSSKQTRGASSHGDGKGDKPRTPQPVHAWSHGGQTVSDSESGSSTRSQDGSPSASPRDIKRKLNTEGSNNTMSSGDEIGDEPQPTLNIDSRGLQLPSSGKFKNFPQSKAALTHVFRKLRAPSKCRECDSYVYFNGAECEHCGLSSHKKCLEYLAIQCGGKRLQGKMNVFGVHLKEHLRDTCKEVPFIVNKCISEINYRALSVTGLYRVAGVKAKVEKLCQTFENGADLVDLSDTPPHLVTSVLKLYLRQLPEPILTFNLYPEFVGIAKEHLNNCTEIDDERIVNLLKSTVSKLPEENFQTAALLMHHLKKVANHCERNKMPAANLGIVFGPTLLRQSEAAVTLSTLVEMPQQTRAIELLIHNSHIFGLPVEDLEPELDTSGGSQSSVLHLTEVDKKLLKRQLSNNSGTNSQSEDNNNTTSVRLQQPRLSLPDSSEDITALGVQDSVSEESLDGSTAHGNQADCESGDPSDDDDADVVIPVSTISRHRASAPPARNATTHAEGGATSLHHIKSAPVIRQPVFTETYTVPNVTSMKASHSPRSSHNTGRYTVSEAQAMTKPRASAVPYTIVSSNGNKSRLSTGSSVGSSLEDELSGSTGSLPGVCNTPPRTLPHPAAYSPSSSKREPKFV from the exons GAACCTTTTGCTGATTCATCAACAAACGATCTCCGAAGCCGATCTGCAGGCGTAACACCGGACTCAAGTCCGATCGCACGTACCTTTGGCATACGAAGACAGATCAGTAGATCAACTGGAAGTAGGACTAGTAACAAGAGCAACTCACTAAGTAGTTTGAGTTCTGACTGTGTGGATGCTGCCATTATGGACCAAGAAGATATAATCCAGCTCACTCAAGAAGTCAGGAATTTCTCTGATGCTCTGGTCAAGTTGAAGAATATATTTCAACCAGATGGAG AAAGATCGGAAACTCCCAGGGTTGCAGCACATGAAAGGCTTCGGGAACTTCTTTGTATACTACGTAATGTACTTAACAAATATCCAGCCTTGCATTCCACAGAGATCCACACAGCTGCTGTTATTCTCATCAGCCAAATCAAAG GATTTACCAATGAATATGATAGAGAGAatcatcacacagagttctaTGATGCCATTGATCAGCTGGCATTGGCTTTCAGTAGTAG tgtATCTGAATACTTGATGGGAGATCTTGACCAAGCCTCGGCTCCATACACATCCCTAAATACATCACAATCTAGGTCATGTGACAACCTGTCATCTGCCAGTCTGAGTTCAGATGGAGGATCAAGGGATGCCATGTTGGACACCAGGGAACCAG CATGTATGTCAGCTGATGAAATTGACAACACATTGCTGAGTTTAGAATCAGGTGTAGATCTAGGGTTGGTTAGAGCCAAAGCTTGGTCTAAGTATGCCAAGGATGTCATGACGTATGTAGAGAAGAGAGTTCATATTG aaaatgaGTTTGCCAAGACTCTTGCCAAACTAGCACACAGTACAAGACCAGTCTTGTCAGAGGAG AGCTATTTACCACTGCAGTCCATATACTGCACAGCTTTGCAACAAGACATGGAGTACGCAAGCAATACAGACACTACACATAATCAAGTTCAAGTGCATAAATTTCTCGAG cCTTTGACTGCACGCCGAAATGAACATgataaaaagagaaaagaaatcAAACATATTTGGAGTAGAATGAAAAAAGATATG GCTGATTGTAAGAGTAACTTGGATAAAGCTAAACAGGTGTATGTATTGAGACAACAAGACTATGAGAAATCAAGGGACATGTTAATTAAGGCTGAAATGGAAGGAACTACGTCCAGTAGTGGTCTGGCAAAGATTGAGAAGAGGAAAAAATTGGAGGAAGATTCTCAAAGAAAG GCTGACGAAGCAGAAACTGTGTACAAATCCTGTGTTGTAGAAGCTAACAATAAACAGAGAGAATTGGAAGACACAAAG AAAAAGCTGGTTATTCAGCTGAGAGAATTGATATACCAGTGTGATCAGACAATGAAAGCTGTAACTGTCGGATATTTTCAACTCATGCACTCCTTGTCAGCACCAGCACCTGTACAG TACCAAGCGCTGTGTGAACATTGTCGGGTTTATGAACCAGCCACACAGTTTAGTGAGTTTATACGTCACCAACCCGTACCGTCTAACAAACCTTACAATCCTGAACCATTTACATTTGAACCTTATGTTAGCCTAGCCAAAGAAAGTCC GAGACCTAGTATGTTCCGTAAAACCAGCAGTCAATCTACCAGTAGTACAGGAAGTGGTGAATTAACTGTACCCGATGATTGGTTGATTCAGTCATCAAGTAAACAAACTAGAGGTGCTAGTAGCCATGGAGACGGCAAAGGAG ATAAGCCACGAACACCCCAACCTGTGCATGCCTGGAGTCATGGTGGTCAGACAGTGAGTGATAGTGAGAGTGGTAGTAGTACCCGATCACAGGATGGATCACCATCGGCTAGTCCTCGGGATATCAAACGTAAACTCAATACTGAGGGCTCCAACAACACAATGTCATCAGGAGATGAGATTGGTGATGAACCACAACCTACGCTGAATATTGATTCAA GAGGACTGCAGCTGCCAAGTTCAGGGAAGTTCAAAAACTTTCCACAATCCAAGGCAGCGTTGACGCATGTGTTTCGTAAATTGAGGGCGCCATCTAAGTGCCGGGAGTGTGATAGTTATGTCTATTTCAATGGTGCTGAGTGTGAACACTGCGGACTATCCAGTCATAAGAAGTGTCTGGAATACTTGGCTATACAGTGTGGTGGCAAGAGACTGCAGGGTAAAATGAATGTATTCGGAGTACATCTCAAAGAACATCTGAGAGATACCTGCAAGGAAGTGCCTTTTATTGTCAACAAGTGTATATCAGAGATCAACTATAGAGCACTGAGTGTTACG GGTTTGTACAGGGTAGCTGGTGTCAAGGCCAAAGTTGAGAAGTTATGTCAGACATTTGAAAACGGAGCTGATTTGGTGGATTTATCCGACACTCCACCACACCTTGTTACAAGTGTACTTAAACTTTATCTCCGACAG CTGCCAGAACCAAtactgacctttaacctctatCCAGAGTTTGTTGGCATTGCCAAGGAACACTTGAACAACTGTACAGAAATAGACGATGAGAGAATTGTTAATCTCCTGAAATCAACTGTCTCCAAATTACCGGAAGAAAATTTTCAGACCGCAGCATTGCTGATGCACCATCTCAAGAA GGTGGCTAATCATTGTGAAAGAAATAAAATGCCAGCAGCAAATCTTGGTATCGTGTTTGGACCCACTTTACTCAGACAGAG TGAAGCAGCAGTTACCCTATCAACATTGGTAGAGATGCCACAACAGACCAGAGCCATTGAACTACTTATACACAACTCACAT ATATTTGGTTTGCCTGTGGAAGACTTGGAGCCAGAGTTAGACACCAGTGGAGGTTCCCAGTCCTCTGTATTACATCTCACAGAAG ttgataaaaaattattaaaacGACAACTCAGTAATAACAGTGGTACCAATTCCCAATCTGAAGACAATAATAACACAACAAGTGTTAGATTACAACAACCACGGTTGTCATTACCGGATAGTAGTGAAGACATTACAGCATTAGGAGTACAAGATTCAGTATCAGAAGAGAGTTTAGATGGATCAACAGCTCATG GTAACCAAGCTGATTGTGAATCAGGAGATCCATCTGATGATGACGATGCTGATGTTGTGATACCTGTATCAACAATCAGTAGACATCGTGCTTCAGCTCCTCCTGCCAGGAATGCTACAACTCATGCTGAAGGGGGTGCCACTAGTCTACATCATATCAAGTCTGCACCTGTTATAAGACAACCTGTTTTCACTGAAACTTACACAGTGCCTAACGTGACCAGCATGAAAGCCAGCCACAGTCCAAGATCTAGTCATAATACAGGAAGGTATACCGTAAGTGAAGCTCAAGCTATGACCAAGCCGCGAGCTTCAGCTGTACCGTACACTATAGTCAGTAGCAATGGGAACAAGTCGAGGCTGTCCACAGGCTCATCCGTGGGGTCAAGTCTGGAGGATGAACTATCAGGGTCAACTGGAAGTTTGCCAGGTGTCTGCAATACACCACCAAGAACACTGCCACATCCAGCAGCATACAGTCCCTCATCAAGCAAGAGAGAACCTAAATTTGTGTGA